In a single window of the Flavobacterium ammoniigenes genome:
- a CDS encoding FAD-binding and (Fe-S)-binding domain-containing protein encodes MSKTLPLQQLSDALEGDLFYDELHKIIYSTDASTYQIKPIAVARPKTVADIQTLVRFANDHQIPLTPRTAGTSLAGQTVGSGIIVDVSKYFTQIVSFDKENKTVTVQPGVIRDELNLFLKPHGLFFGPNTSTSNRCMIGGMVGNNSSGTTSIRYGVTRDKIVELKAILSDGSATVFKSLSSTEFLDKTKGDSLESAIYRTLYEELSNTETQKEIVKEFPKPEIHRRNTGYAVDLLLKSDLFSGSEPTINLGTLLCGSEGTLAFTTEVTLKVDDLPPTHNIMVAAHFHTIQESLEAVMIAMKHHLYTCEMMDDTILNCTKTNREQAKNRFFIQGDPKAVIMLEVAATTIEEAERQADALIADLEQHNFGYALPKLYGADIDKINELRKAGLGLLGSIVGDDKAADSIEDTAVELSDLPNYIAEFAAMMKKHGQDAIYYAHAGAGELHLRPVLNLKKKEDLKLFRTIATEVAILVKKYRGSLSGEHGDGIVRGEFLPYMIGDSNYELLKRIKKAFDPNAIFNKGRITDTPKMDENLRVESGRVEPEIATIQDFSDSMGILRAAEKCNGSGDCRKLPSAGGTLCPSYRATRNEKDTTRARANALRQYLTDSDKENKFDQEELYQVFDLCVSCKACASECPSNVDIASMKAEFLYQYQKANGFSNRNKTFAYNAKLNNLGSLTPRLTNWFANLSFVKKKMGIAPQRVVPHLAPKTFRKWLDTHHKELEEGTYPNGQVILFCDEFTNFYDVGVGVDTYELLTKLGYQVVIVDHQESGRAFISKGFLEQAKAIATINVDIFKDLVTDAIPLVGIEPSAILTFRDEYLRLAEDKQGAEQLAKQVFTIEEFFKNEIAKGVIRPDQFSDEVKEIKIHGHCHQKALSTVEATFAMLNLPVNNTVTIYNSGCCGMAGSFGYEEEHYEISMQMGEDTLFPKIRATDEKVAIAAAGTSCRHQIFDGTSRTAQHPVTILKSCLK; translated from the coding sequence ATGTCAAAAACACTACCCTTACAACAATTGTCAGACGCATTAGAAGGTGATTTATTCTATGACGAATTGCATAAAATCATCTATTCGACAGATGCCTCCACCTACCAAATTAAACCTATTGCGGTAGCCAGGCCTAAAACGGTAGCCGATATTCAAACTTTGGTCCGTTTTGCCAATGATCATCAAATTCCTTTGACACCAAGAACTGCTGGAACTTCGTTAGCTGGTCAGACTGTGGGAAGCGGAATTATTGTGGATGTATCCAAATATTTTACCCAAATTGTCTCTTTTGATAAAGAAAATAAAACAGTAACAGTACAACCAGGCGTTATTCGCGATGAGTTGAATTTGTTTTTAAAACCTCACGGTTTGTTTTTTGGACCGAATACTTCTACATCCAATCGTTGTATGATTGGCGGAATGGTGGGAAACAACTCTTCGGGAACAACTTCAATTCGGTATGGAGTAACAAGAGATAAGATAGTTGAGCTCAAAGCCATTTTGAGTGATGGTTCAGCTACGGTTTTCAAATCACTTAGCTCGACCGAGTTTCTCGATAAAACGAAGGGTGATTCTTTAGAAAGTGCTATTTACAGAACACTTTATGAGGAACTTTCGAATACTGAAACTCAAAAAGAAATTGTTAAAGAGTTTCCAAAACCTGAAATACATCGAAGAAACACAGGATATGCAGTTGATTTATTATTAAAATCAGATTTGTTTTCAGGATCTGAACCAACGATCAATTTAGGCACCTTACTTTGCGGTAGTGAAGGAACTTTAGCTTTTACAACAGAAGTTACGTTGAAAGTAGACGATTTGCCTCCTACTCATAATATTATGGTGGCAGCTCATTTTCATACTATTCAAGAAAGTTTAGAAGCGGTGATGATAGCCATGAAGCATCATTTGTATACCTGCGAAATGATGGACGATACCATTTTGAATTGTACCAAAACCAATAGGGAACAAGCCAAAAATAGATTTTTTATTCAAGGCGATCCAAAAGCAGTGATCATGCTGGAAGTGGCTGCAACTACTATTGAGGAAGCAGAACGACAAGCAGATGCCTTAATTGCAGATTTAGAACAACATAATTTTGGCTATGCATTGCCTAAACTATACGGAGCAGATATCGATAAAATTAATGAGTTGCGCAAAGCTGGTTTAGGACTTTTAGGAAGTATTGTTGGCGACGATAAAGCGGCTGACTCTATTGAAGATACGGCAGTAGAATTGAGTGACTTGCCTAATTATATTGCTGAATTTGCAGCCATGATGAAAAAACACGGGCAAGATGCTATTTATTATGCCCATGCTGGAGCTGGTGAATTGCACTTGCGTCCAGTGTTAAATTTAAAAAAGAAAGAAGATTTAAAACTTTTCCGAACAATCGCTACTGAAGTGGCAATTTTGGTAAAAAAATACAGAGGTTCGCTTAGTGGAGAACACGGTGACGGAATTGTACGCGGCGAATTTTTGCCTTATATGATCGGCGATTCTAATTACGAACTGCTAAAACGAATTAAAAAAGCATTTGATCCCAATGCTATTTTCAACAAAGGACGTATTACCGATACGCCTAAAATGGATGAAAATTTGAGAGTGGAATCCGGTAGAGTGGAACCAGAGATAGCTACTATTCAAGATTTTTCAGATAGTATGGGAATTTTGCGTGCCGCCGAAAAATGCAATGGATCAGGTGATTGTAGAAAATTACCTTCAGCTGGTGGGACTTTATGTCCAAGTTATCGAGCTACTCGAAACGAAAAAGATACGACTCGAGCCCGTGCTAATGCATTGAGACAGTACTTAACAGATTCGGACAAAGAGAATAAATTTGATCAAGAAGAATTGTATCAAGTGTTTGATTTGTGTGTGAGTTGCAAAGCGTGTGCAAGTGAATGTCCGAGTAATGTTGATATTGCTTCAATGAAAGCGGAGTTTTTGTACCAATATCAAAAAGCGAATGGATTTTCAAATCGCAACAAAACTTTTGCTTACAATGCAAAATTGAATAATTTAGGTAGTTTGACCCCTAGACTGACCAATTGGTTTGCCAATTTATCTTTCGTAAAGAAGAAAATGGGTATTGCCCCGCAGCGCGTAGTGCCGCATTTGGCTCCAAAAACTTTTAGAAAATGGTTGGATACCCATCATAAAGAGCTTGAAGAAGGAACGTATCCAAATGGGCAAGTTATTTTGTTTTGTGACGAGTTTACTAATTTTTATGATGTTGGAGTAGGTGTAGACACCTATGAATTGTTGACGAAACTTGGCTATCAAGTGGTTATAGTAGATCATCAGGAAAGCGGACGTGCGTTTATTTCCAAAGGATTTTTGGAACAAGCTAAAGCAATCGCAACGATTAATGTCGATATTTTTAAAGATTTGGTGACCGATGCAATTCCATTAGTAGGAATTGAACCTTCAGCTATTCTGACTTTTAGAGATGAATACCTTCGTTTAGCAGAAGATAAACAAGGAGCAGAACAATTAGCCAAACAGGTGTTTACTATTGAAGAGTTTTTCAAAAACGAAATTGCCAAAGGTGTCATTCGTCCGGATCAATTTTCCGATGAGGTCAAAGAAATTAAAATTCACGGGCACTGTCATCAAAAAGCATTAAGTACGGTTGAAGCTACTTTTGCGATGCTGAATTTGCCTGTAAATAATACAGTTACTATTTACAATTCCGGTTGTTGTGGTATGGCAGGCTCTTTTGGATACGAGGAAGAACATTACGAAATTAGTATGCAAATGGGTGAGGATACTTTGTTTCCAAAAATTAGAGCGACAGATGAAAAAGTGGCAATTGCTGCAGCAGGAACCAGTTGTCGTCATCAAATATTTGACGGAACGAGTAGAACAGCGCAGCACCCGGTTACAATATTAAAATCTTGTTTGAAATAA
- a CDS encoding amino acid permease: MALKGLFRKKTVHDIMKQVEQNESDGHAALGKHLTARDLTAFGIAAIVGAGIFSTIGKASADGGPAVIFLFLFTALACSFAAFAYAEFASMVPVSGSAYTYSYVAFGEIIAWIIGWALIMEYAVGNITVAISWSDYFTGLLRSTGLDLPQWIQMDYLSASNGFKEANALMQGGKSFDNLSANLQDAYTAWTTSPVIGSFHFVADIPAMLIIIVITALVYRGMKESRNAGNLMVLVKLFIILLVIAVGAFYVDTTNWTPFAPNGVSGVLKGVSAVFFAYIGFDAISTTAEECKDPQRDLPRGMMWAIIICTILYIVIALVLTGMVSYNELNVGDPLAFVFEKLDLKWMSGIIAVSAVIAMASVLLVFQMGQPRIWMSMSRDGLLPKKFSRVHPKFKTPSYATIVTGFVVGIPALFMNLTMVTDLCSIGTLFAFVLVCAGVLVLQNKPDIPRGKFKTPYVNSKYIFPVALIIGLVYAFVYNNDATMGFLTNETQVNSSEAIITALDKSDTDKVYQYLVGLESKPSTNDVEALLSQYQEDTVKYEAIVAQLPIADAIKYESGFDLFKHKIPMWIFLISLIGLAVWSYKQNLSLIPLLGLVSCLYMMAELSVWNWIYFTVWLLLGLVIYFGFSRKNSKLNI, translated from the coding sequence ATGGCATTAAAAGGTTTGTTTAGAAAGAAGACAGTTCATGATATCATGAAACAGGTGGAGCAAAATGAAAGTGACGGACATGCTGCATTAGGTAAACATTTAACAGCAAGAGATTTAACAGCCTTTGGTATTGCCGCAATCGTAGGAGCAGGTATTTTTAGTACGATTGGTAAAGCCAGTGCCGATGGAGGACCTGCGGTAATTTTTCTTTTTTTGTTCACCGCTTTGGCTTGTAGCTTTGCTGCTTTTGCTTATGCAGAATTTGCTTCAATGGTTCCTGTTTCAGGATCTGCTTATACCTATTCTTATGTGGCTTTTGGCGAAATTATAGCTTGGATCATTGGTTGGGCTTTGATTATGGAATATGCTGTGGGTAATATCACTGTTGCCATTTCGTGGAGTGATTATTTTACAGGATTACTGCGGTCTACCGGTTTAGATCTTCCCCAATGGATTCAAATGGATTATTTATCCGCTTCCAATGGTTTTAAAGAGGCAAATGCGTTAATGCAAGGAGGTAAATCCTTTGACAACTTAAGTGCTAATTTGCAAGACGCCTACACCGCTTGGACCACGAGTCCGGTAATTGGTAGTTTTCATTTTGTAGCCGATATTCCGGCCATGTTGATCATTATTGTCATTACGGCTCTAGTGTACAGAGGTATGAAAGAATCTCGTAACGCAGGTAACTTGATGGTATTGGTTAAATTATTTATCATTTTGTTAGTTATCGCCGTTGGTGCTTTTTATGTAGATACTACTAATTGGACACCATTTGCACCAAATGGAGTAAGTGGCGTATTAAAAGGGGTGTCGGCAGTATTTTTCGCTTATATAGGTTTTGATGCCATTTCAACAACGGCCGAAGAATGTAAAGATCCGCAACGAGATTTACCACGTGGTATGATGTGGGCTATTATCATTTGTACTATTTTATATATAGTAATCGCTCTTGTCTTAACAGGTATGGTTAGTTACAATGAATTGAATGTAGGCGATCCTTTGGCTTTTGTTTTTGAAAAGTTAGATTTGAAATGGATGTCGGGTATTATTGCAGTTAGTGCAGTAATTGCAATGGCTAGCGTTTTGTTAGTGTTCCAAATGGGACAACCACGTATTTGGATGAGCATGAGTAGAGATGGATTGCTACCAAAGAAATTCTCTCGAGTACATCCTAAATTCAAAACACCTTCTTACGCTACTATTGTTACTGGTTTTGTAGTAGGTATTCCAGCCTTATTTATGAATTTAACTATGGTAACTGATTTATGCAGTATCGGAACTTTATTTGCATTTGTATTGGTTTGTGCTGGAGTTTTAGTATTACAAAACAAACCGGATATTCCGAGAGGAAAATTCAAGACGCCTTATGTGAATTCGAAATACATTTTTCCGGTAGCCTTGATTATCGGTTTAGTGTATGCTTTTGTTTATAACAATGACGCAACCATGGGGTTTCTAACCAATGAAACTCAAGTTAATTCGTCTGAAGCTATTATTACCGCTTTGGATAAATCAGATACAGATAAAGTATACCAATACTTGGTTGGGTTAGAATCTAAACCATCTACTAATGATGTGGAAGCTTTATTAAGCCAATACCAAGAGGATACTGTTAAATATGAAGCCATTGTGGCTCAATTACCAATTGCAGATGCTATTAAGTATGAAAGTGGATTTGATTTGTTCAAACACAAAATTCCGATGTGGATTTTTCTAATTTCATTAATTGGATTAGCGGTTTGGTCTTACAAACAAAATTTATCTTTAATTCCACTTCTAGGATTGGTTTCTTGTTTGTACATGATGGCCGAATTGAGTGTTTGGAATTGGATTTATTTTACCGTTTGGTTGCTGTTAGGTTTAGTAATCTACTTTGGCTTTAGCCGTAAAAACAGTAAGTTAAACATATAA
- the lpdA gene encoding dihydrolipoyl dehydrogenase, whose amino-acid sequence MSSFDVVIIGSGPGGYVSAIRCAQLGFKTAIIEKYSTLGGTCLNVGCIPSKALLSSSHHYSEIAHFAEHGIELSGEVKVNLEKMIARKQAVVDQTSGGINYLMDKNKVTVFNGLGSFVDATHVAIAKADGTSETIEGKNIIIATGSKPSSLPFIKIDKERIITSTEALALKEVPKHLVIIGGGVIGIELGQVYLRLGAQVSVVEFMDRIIPGMDSSLSKELTKVLKKQGMKFYTSHKVQSVERAGDVVTVKAENAKGEIITLEGDYSLVSVGRRPYTDGLNADKAGVKISDRGQVEVNDHLQTSVFNIYAIGDVVRGAMLAHKAEEEGTMVAEIIAGQKPHIDYNLIPGVVYTWPEVAAVGQTEEQLKASGVEFKSGSFPFKALGRARASGDLDGFVKILADAKTDEVLGVHMIGARTADLIAEAVTAMEFRASAEDISRMSHAHPTFAEAIKEAALAATDNRALHV is encoded by the coding sequence ATGAGTTCATTTGACGTAGTCATTATAGGTTCTGGTCCTGGCGGATATGTATCAGCTATTCGTTGTGCACAATTGGGTTTTAAAACAGCCATCATTGAAAAATATTCTACTTTAGGAGGTACTTGCTTGAATGTAGGTTGTATTCCTTCCAAAGCATTGTTGTCTTCATCACACCATTATTCAGAAATTGCTCATTTCGCTGAACACGGGATTGAACTATCTGGTGAAGTTAAAGTGAATTTGGAAAAAATGATTGCGCGTAAACAAGCGGTGGTGGATCAAACTTCAGGTGGAATCAACTACTTAATGGACAAAAATAAAGTAACTGTTTTCAATGGTTTAGGTTCGTTTGTTGATGCAACTCATGTAGCAATTGCTAAAGCAGATGGTACTTCAGAAACTATTGAAGGAAAGAATATTATTATTGCTACAGGTTCAAAACCATCTTCTTTGCCTTTTATCAAAATTGACAAAGAAAGAATCATCACATCTACTGAAGCTTTGGCTTTGAAAGAAGTACCAAAACATTTAGTTATTATTGGTGGTGGTGTAATCGGAATTGAGCTAGGACAAGTATATCTACGTCTAGGAGCGCAAGTTTCTGTAGTAGAATTCATGGACCGAATCATTCCAGGAATGGATAGTTCGTTGTCAAAAGAATTGACTAAAGTCTTGAAGAAACAAGGAATGAAATTCTATACCTCTCATAAAGTGCAATCTGTTGAAAGAGCTGGCGATGTAGTTACGGTAAAAGCAGAAAATGCCAAAGGAGAAATTATCACTTTAGAAGGAGATTACTCTTTAGTTTCTGTAGGTCGTCGTCCTTACACAGACGGATTGAATGCGGATAAAGCAGGAGTGAAAATTTCAGATAGAGGACAAGTAGAAGTAAACGATCATTTACAAACTTCAGTTTTTAATATTTATGCAATTGGTGATGTGGTTCGTGGAGCGATGTTAGCTCACAAAGCGGAAGAAGAAGGAACTATGGTAGCTGAAATCATTGCGGGTCAAAAACCACATATCGATTATAATTTAATTCCAGGTGTGGTCTACACTTGGCCAGAAGTGGCGGCTGTTGGACAAACAGAAGAGCAATTGAAAGCCTCTGGAGTAGAATTTAAATCAGGAAGTTTTCCATTCAAAGCCTTGGGTCGTGCGAGAGCTAGTGGTGATTTAGATGGATTTGTAAAAATTTTAGCGGATGCTAAAACTGATGAGGTTTTAGGCGTTCATATGATTGGAGCCAGAACAGCTGATTTAATTGCCGAAGCAGTTACTGCTATGGAATTTAGAGCTTCAGCTGAAGATATCTCAAGAATGTCACACGCTCATCCAACATTTGCAGAAGCAATCAAAGAAGCGGCTTTAGCGGCAACAGATAACAGAGCATTACACGTTTAA
- a CDS encoding DoxX family membrane protein translates to MKIATLIVRILLGAFMVFASVAYFFELFDAEAPTGNMLTFMNGIMASKYLLPLAKAVELIVGVSLLSGKFIKVTLLALLPISINIFLIHTVTQVSEVPVAVFVLGANLFLIYTHWDSYKPLFKN, encoded by the coding sequence ATGAAAATTGCAACATTAATTGTCCGAATTTTACTGGGAGCTTTTATGGTATTTGCTTCGGTAGCTTATTTCTTTGAATTGTTCGATGCTGAAGCTCCAACTGGAAACATGTTAACTTTTATGAACGGAATCATGGCTTCAAAATACCTATTGCCATTAGCCAAAGCTGTTGAACTAATTGTTGGGGTAAGTTTGTTGAGTGGTAAATTTATTAAAGTAACTTTATTAGCTTTATTACCTATTTCAATTAACATCTTTTTAATTCATACCGTGACCCAAGTGTCAGAAGTACCCGTAGCTGTTTTTGTTCTAGGTGCTAATTTATTTTTAATTTATACCCATTGGGATTCTTATAAACCGCTTTTTAAAAATTAA
- a CDS encoding anthranilate synthase component I family protein encodes MRTEIHKTIENPMAFKKQLLDWSQQFREVVFMDSNDYPQEFSSFDAILAVDAFTLIQTDYHNAFEDLQQYQQTTKDWLFGYLSYDLKNDSEDLQSNNFDGLDFPDLFFFQPKKLFLLKGNQVVIHYLNLCDDEVDEDWDTILAWVPNATIDTSVVTVQPRISKESYVEKVSTLLDHLHRGDLYEANFCMEFYAENTTINPLDKFDKLNAISQTPFAVYFKNNQQFLLSATPERYLRKEGEQLISQPIKGTAKRFQDKTEDEKSKLNLATDPKERAENIMITDLVRNDLSRTAQKGTVQVQELCGIYSFQQVHQMISTITSKLDNKFSNVDVLRMTFPMGSMTGAPKISAMKIIEELEVTKRGLYSGAIGYFSPNGNFDFNVVIRSILYNQDKKYLSFSVGSAITSLSNPENEYEECLLKAKAMHEVLR; translated from the coding sequence TTGAGAACTGAAATTCATAAAACAATCGAAAATCCGATGGCATTTAAAAAGCAATTATTGGATTGGTCACAACAATTTCGTGAAGTTGTTTTTATGGATAGTAATGATTATCCACAAGAGTTTTCAAGCTTTGATGCTATACTTGCTGTGGATGCCTTTACTTTGATTCAGACGGATTATCACAATGCCTTTGAGGATTTGCAACAATACCAGCAAACAACTAAAGATTGGTTGTTTGGTTACCTTTCTTACGATTTAAAAAACGATAGTGAAGATTTGCAATCCAATAATTTTGATGGCTTGGATTTTCCGGATTTATTTTTCTTCCAACCTAAGAAATTGTTTTTACTTAAAGGGAATCAAGTTGTTATTCACTATTTGAATTTGTGCGATGATGAGGTGGATGAAGATTGGGATACTATTCTTGCATGGGTACCCAATGCAACTATTGATACTTCAGTAGTGACCGTTCAGCCGCGAATTTCAAAAGAAAGTTATGTTGAAAAAGTTTCCACTCTTTTAGATCATTTGCACCGAGGTGATTTATATGAAGCTAATTTCTGCATGGAATTTTATGCAGAAAATACGACCATCAATCCGCTCGATAAATTTGATAAATTGAATGCTATTTCACAAACTCCCTTTGCGGTGTATTTTAAAAACAACCAACAGTTTTTACTTTCAGCTACTCCAGAACGGTATTTGAGAAAAGAAGGGGAGCAGTTAATTTCGCAACCCATCAAAGGAACTGCCAAACGATTTCAGGATAAAACGGAAGATGAAAAGTCAAAATTAAATTTGGCTACCGACCCAAAAGAACGTGCCGAAAACATTATGATCACCGATTTAGTTCGGAATGATTTATCTCGAACTGCCCAAAAAGGAACGGTTCAAGTTCAGGAATTATGCGGGATATATTCGTTTCAACAAGTACATCAAATGATTTCTACAATTACCTCAAAATTAGACAATAAGTTTTCAAATGTAGATGTGTTGCGAATGACTTTTCCCATGGGAAGTATGACAGGAGCACCTAAGATTTCGGCTATGAAAATAATTGAAGAATTAGAAGTCACCAAACGAGGATTGTACAGTGGTGCTATTGGTTATTTTAGTCCGAATGGCAATTTTGATTTTAATGTGGTCATCCGAAGTATTTTGTACAATCAAGATAAAAAATACCTTTCTTTTTCAGTAGGAAGTGCTATCACATCCTTATCTAATCCTGAAAATGAATACGAAGAATGTTTGCTTAAAGCGAAAGCGATGCACGAAGTATTGCGCTAA
- the tilS gene encoding tRNA lysidine(34) synthetase TilS codes for MLHQFQNHLSTHFPFLKGKKLLLAVSGGLDSMVLLHLFQQLDFEIMVLHCNFQLRGLESFGDQQFVQEYTSQHTIPFVFTQFDTEAFAKDYKLSTQVTARELRYSWFYEQLEIQKADYILTAHHADDNLETFLINLSRGTGLDGLTGIPAQNDSIIRPLLTFSRQEIEEYASQNKLTWREDSSNTSDKYLRNKIRHHLIPILKELNPNFMSSFEKTQSYLQESKELVDDAAVMVYQQVAKEEGNEIYFDLNQLLKLPNYYSYLYQWLSEFGFTAWNDIYDLVSSQSGKQVLAPEFRLIKDRDCLIVSPLKIELNQDEYPIESITTKVNFPLNISFSTVNTIEPTSNSTIFVDHERLEFPLVLRHWKEGDVFQPFGMGGKSKKVSKLFKDGKLSVVEKEATWLLCSANQVVWVVGMRQDERYKINSETKKILKIAIEL; via the coding sequence ATGTTACATCAATTCCAAAATCATTTGTCTACTCATTTTCCTTTTTTAAAAGGGAAAAAATTACTTCTTGCTGTAAGCGGTGGTTTGGATAGCATGGTTTTGTTGCATCTTTTTCAGCAATTGGATTTTGAAATAATGGTTTTGCATTGTAATTTTCAATTGCGGGGCTTGGAGAGTTTTGGTGATCAACAATTTGTTCAAGAATATACGAGTCAGCATACTATTCCATTTGTATTTACACAATTTGATACGGAGGCTTTCGCCAAAGATTACAAATTATCTACTCAAGTTACCGCTCGCGAGTTGCGTTACAGTTGGTTTTACGAGCAACTGGAAATTCAAAAAGCGGATTATATTTTAACGGCTCATCATGCTGATGACAATCTAGAAACCTTTCTGATTAATCTTTCTAGAGGAACCGGATTAGATGGATTGACAGGTATTCCTGCTCAAAACGATTCCATTATTCGCCCCTTGCTTACTTTCTCTAGACAAGAGATTGAAGAATATGCTTCCCAAAATAAGTTGACTTGGCGTGAAGATAGCAGCAATACTTCGGATAAATATTTACGAAATAAGATTCGTCATCATTTGATTCCAATTTTAAAAGAGCTCAATCCTAATTTTATGAGTTCTTTTGAAAAGACTCAATCCTATTTGCAAGAATCGAAAGAATTAGTTGATGATGCTGCAGTTATGGTGTATCAACAAGTAGCAAAAGAAGAAGGAAATGAAATTTATTTTGACTTGAATCAATTGTTGAAATTACCAAATTACTATTCCTATTTATACCAATGGCTTTCAGAGTTTGGTTTTACAGCTTGGAATGATATTTATGATTTGGTTAGTTCTCAATCTGGTAAACAAGTATTGGCACCTGAATTCCGATTAATTAAAGACCGGGATTGTTTGATAGTAAGTCCGCTTAAAATCGAATTAAATCAAGATGAATATCCAATTGAATCCATTACAACTAAAGTTAATTTTCCCTTAAATATTTCGTTTTCAACCGTTAATACAATTGAACCGACATCCAATTCAACTATATTTGTTGACCATGAAAGATTAGAATTCCCACTGGTTTTGCGTCATTGGAAAGAAGGTGATGTTTTTCAGCCTTTTGGAATGGGCGGAAAGTCAAAAAAAGTGAGTAAATTATTTAAAGACGGAAAATTGTCGGTAGTTGAAAAAGAGGCAACATGGCTTTTATGTTCAGCTAATCAGGTGGTTTGGGTGGTTGGAATGCGTCAAGACGAACGGTATAAAATTAATTCAGAGACAAAAAAAATACTAAAAATAGCAATCGAATTATGA